In Sebaldella termitidis ATCC 33386, one DNA window encodes the following:
- the dnaX gene encoding DNA polymerase III subunit gamma/tau — translation MNITLYRKYRPQNFEEIAGQGHIVKAIRNSLKENKLSHAYLFNGPRGVGKTTIARLIAKGVNCLTNGISDHPCGTCDNCREIAAGISMDMVEIDAASNRGIDEIRELKEKINYQPVNGNKKVYIIDEVHMLTKEAFNALLKTLEEPPSHVIFILATTEVDKIPDTVISRCQRYDFLPLNMNDIIEMLKMVAEKENIKIDEESLKLIYRKSEGSARDSFSIFEQVASNFSGEEIDIEKTQTALGVIPDKLLNEFLTVVSNGDKIGGIDFVDKLWEDGILIENFLKDFSYFLKENLKREDSIGIDRTLSLISVIYFVLGEFRYEEDKRLLGYVLINEIFKQEAPVVITEVRQEYKAAESAPKSTQEIPAGNTQIQETAPSPSVELSDLNINIIEKKWPLFKGELKKESIMLSAFLTDTTPVELEGDKLMLGLPGWQSFHREKIEDKDNKLKIEKILKKIYGAKLIINTKLIGEQPKNESDEFINKVIDFFDAEIIEKK, via the coding sequence GTGAATATAACTTTATATAGAAAATATAGACCTCAAAATTTCGAGGAAATTGCCGGGCAGGGACATATAGTCAAGGCAATAAGAAATTCTTTAAAAGAAAATAAATTATCTCATGCTTATCTTTTCAACGGACCGAGAGGAGTGGGAAAGACTACAATAGCCAGATTAATAGCAAAAGGGGTTAACTGTCTGACTAACGGTATTTCCGACCATCCATGCGGTACTTGCGATAACTGCCGCGAAATAGCAGCGGGGATTTCTATGGATATGGTGGAAATAGATGCTGCTTCAAACAGAGGAATAGACGAGATAAGAGAGCTGAAAGAAAAAATAAACTATCAGCCTGTAAACGGCAATAAAAAGGTATATATAATAGATGAAGTTCACATGCTTACAAAAGAAGCATTTAATGCTCTTTTGAAGACTCTGGAAGAACCGCCTTCACATGTTATATTTATTCTTGCTACTACTGAGGTGGATAAAATACCTGATACTGTAATATCAAGATGTCAAAGATATGACTTTCTTCCATTAAATATGAATGATATTATAGAAATGCTGAAAATGGTTGCTGAAAAAGAAAATATAAAAATAGATGAGGAAAGTCTGAAGCTTATTTACAGAAAATCCGAAGGAAGCGCCAGAGACAGTTTTTCTATTTTTGAACAGGTAGCATCTAATTTTTCCGGTGAAGAAATAGATATAGAAAAGACTCAGACAGCTTTGGGAGTGATCCCTGACAAGCTTTTGAATGAATTTCTGACAGTGGTATCCAATGGAGATAAAATCGGCGGAATAGATTTTGTGGATAAATTATGGGAAGATGGTATTCTGATAGAAAATTTTCTGAAGGATTTTTCATATTTTTTGAAGGAAAATCTAAAAAGAGAGGATTCTATCGGGATAGACAGAACTTTATCACTAATAAGCGTAATTTACTTTGTTCTGGGAGAATTCAGATATGAAGAGGACAAAAGGCTGCTTGGTTATGTTCTTATAAATGAAATATTCAAACAAGAGGCACCCGTTGTTATTACAGAAGTAAGACAGGAATATAAAGCAGCAGAATCAGCTCCGAAAAGTACTCAGGAGATACCAGCGGGCAATACTCAGATACAGGAAACAGCTCCGAGTCCTTCTGTGGAACTTTCCGATCTTAATATAAATATTATAGAAAAAAAATGGCCTTTATTTAAGGGAGAGCTAAAAAAAGAGAGCATCATGCTGTCTGCATTCCTTACAGATACCACTCCTGTGGAGCTGGAGGGTGATAAGCTGATGCTGGGGCTTCCGGGATGGCAGTCCTTCCACCGTGAAAAAATAGAAGATAAAGATAATAAGCTTAAAATAGAAAAAATATTAAAAAAAATATACGGTGCGAAATTAATTATAAATACAAAATTAATCGGAGAACAGCCGAAAAATGAATCTGACGAATTCATCAATAAAGTCATAGACTTTTTTGATGCTGAAATAATTGAAAAAAAATAA
- the rplI gene encoding 50S ribosomal protein L9, producing the protein MKVKVILKENIKGVGKKDEIIEVKDGYANNFLFAQNKAVPATEENIKKLQNKAEKNKKDHAKEVKKAEEIKGKINNKEIVLAVKAGENGKVFGSIGSKEIVDEVKKVFGLAIDKKKIDGENSRMKELGVHDVEVKLHSEVKAILKVKLINKE; encoded by the coding sequence ATGAAAGTAAAAGTGATACTAAAAGAGAATATCAAGGGCGTAGGAAAAAAAGATGAAATAATAGAGGTTAAGGACGGTTATGCAAATAACTTTTTATTTGCACAGAATAAGGCAGTTCCTGCCACTGAGGAAAATATAAAGAAGCTTCAAAATAAAGCAGAAAAAAATAAGAAGGACCATGCTAAGGAAGTAAAAAAAGCAGAGGAAATAAAAGGAAAAATTAATAATAAGGAAATAGTTCTTGCAGTAAAGGCAGGAGAAAACGGAAAGGTTTTCGGATCAATAGGATCAAAGGAAATAGTGGATGAAGTAAAAAAAGTTTTTGGACTGGCTATAGATAAGAAAAAAATAGATGGTGAAAATTCAAGAATGAAAGAATTAGGCGTTCATGATGTGGAAGTAAAGCTGCACAGCGAGGTAAAGGCCATATTAAAAGTGAAATTAATAAATAAGGAGTAA
- the dnaB gene encoding replicative DNA helicase encodes MDQNAVKTPYNIEAEEALLGSIFIKPDVLSEIIELVTEDDFYKNNYKIIFMEMKEIYRSSAVIDSLLLINSLNRKGVLEDIGGEQLIYDLTEAVPTAANAKMYAQIIRDNAVQRKLIDTGSKIVEMAYKGYDDVQTMLDKSESMIFKIAEFKQKKDVITLKELANLELERMEKMPKGSGITGISSGFTDFDSMTSGFHGSDLLILAARPAMGKTAFALNLALNIARQNKSVLVFSLEMSNVQLYQRLLAMETRIPLTKLREARLSETEWAALANGVGKLADLPFYISDAPGINVLEIKAIARRLRAEGKLDAIVIDYLQLITGTDGGRKSREQEISEISRSLKIIAKELDIPVITLSQLSRAPELRADKRPMLSDLRESGAIEQDADIVLFLYRDEYYNEQNRGEGGESTPNPEPAVVNNIPVTEVIIGKQRNGPVGTVKIGFLKEQQRFVNITFRTD; translated from the coding sequence ATGGACCAGAATGCAGTAAAAACACCATATAATATAGAAGCGGAAGAGGCGCTTCTGGGGTCAATATTCATAAAACCCGATGTTCTTTCGGAAATTATAGAGCTTGTTACAGAAGATGATTTTTATAAAAATAACTATAAAATTATTTTTATGGAAATGAAGGAAATATACAGAAGTTCAGCAGTAATAGATTCATTACTGCTGATAAATTCTTTAAACAGAAAAGGTGTTCTGGAAGATATAGGCGGAGAACAGCTTATATATGACCTTACAGAAGCAGTTCCTACTGCTGCCAATGCAAAGATGTACGCACAAATAATCAGAGACAACGCAGTGCAGAGAAAGCTGATAGATACAGGAAGTAAAATAGTCGAAATGGCCTATAAAGGTTATGATGATGTGCAGACAATGCTTGATAAATCTGAAAGCATGATTTTTAAAATAGCAGAATTCAAGCAGAAAAAAGACGTAATAACATTAAAGGAACTGGCAAATCTGGAATTGGAAAGAATGGAAAAAATGCCTAAAGGATCAGGAATAACAGGTATCAGTTCAGGATTCACGGATTTTGATTCTATGACAAGCGGATTTCACGGTTCTGACCTTCTTATTCTTGCGGCAAGACCTGCTATGGGGAAAACCGCTTTTGCTCTAAATCTGGCACTGAATATAGCAAGACAGAATAAATCAGTGCTGGTTTTCAGTCTGGAGATGTCAAATGTGCAGCTTTACCAGAGACTTCTTGCAATGGAGACAAGGATACCGCTTACTAAGCTGAGAGAAGCAAGGCTATCGGAAACAGAATGGGCTGCACTGGCAAACGGAGTCGGGAAGCTTGCAGATCTTCCGTTTTATATCTCTGATGCACCGGGAATCAATGTTCTTGAGATAAAAGCAATAGCACGTAGACTGAGAGCCGAGGGGAAGCTGGATGCTATTGTAATAGATTATCTTCAGCTTATTACAGGTACTGACGGAGGAAGAAAGAGCAGGGAGCAGGAAATATCAGAGATATCAAGATCATTAAAAATAATAGCCAAAGAGCTGGATATTCCTGTAATAACACTTTCACAGCTGTCAAGAGCACCGGAATTAAGAGCAGATAAAAGACCTATGTTATCAGATTTGAGAGAATCCGGAGCCATAGAACAGGATGCCGATATAGTTCTGTTTTTATACAGAGATGAATATTATAATGAACAGAACAGGGGAGAAGGCGGCGAAAGTACTCCTAATCCTGAGCCGGCAGTGGTAAATAACATACCGGTAACTGAGGTAATTATAGGTAAGCAGAGAAACGGTCCGGTGGGAACCGTAAAAATAGGATTTCTGAAAGAACAGCAGAGATTTGTAAATATAACTTTCAGAACGGATTAA
- a CDS encoding peptidase U32 family protein, which produces MNTRKIELLAPAGNLEKLQSAFHFGADACYIGGNAFNLRGMSANFKNPELEEAVKFAHNINKKIYITLNIFAHNKEIDHLPEFIKFLEGANVDGVIVADLGVFQLVREIAPDLDVHVSTQANNTNWRSVKLWKDLGAKRVILAREMSLDEIKEIREKVPDIQLEVFIHGAMCMAVSGRCLLSNYFTARDANRGVCAQSCRWNYKVVAENRPGQYHDVVEDEDGTFIFNAKDLCTIEFIDQLIETGVDSLKIEGRMKSIYYNSTVVKQYREAIDLYLKGEYKYDPKWLHELQTISHRLYSKGFYLGKTTEEDQNYNTNLSYSQTYQLVANVLEKRENNQYLLQIRNRLSVDDEVELIRPAGDPQKFRITEFLNTKNDETVNVVHPNTLALITSELEMEPKDLLRVKLPLGESESDIDKESN; this is translated from the coding sequence ATGAACACAAGAAAAATCGAATTATTAGCACCCGCAGGTAATCTTGAAAAACTGCAGTCTGCATTTCATTTTGGAGCAGATGCCTGCTATATAGGCGGAAATGCTTTTAATTTAAGAGGGATGTCAGCAAATTTTAAGAACCCTGAACTGGAAGAAGCAGTAAAATTTGCACATAATATAAATAAAAAAATCTATATAACCTTAAATATATTTGCACATAATAAAGAGATTGACCATCTTCCGGAATTTATAAAATTTCTGGAAGGTGCAAATGTAGATGGAGTAATAGTAGCAGATTTAGGAGTTTTTCAGCTGGTAAGGGAAATAGCCCCTGATCTTGATGTGCATGTAAGTACACAGGCTAATAATACAAACTGGAGAAGTGTAAAGCTGTGGAAAGATTTAGGAGCTAAAAGAGTAATACTTGCCCGTGAAATGTCTCTTGATGAAATAAAAGAAATAAGGGAAAAAGTTCCTGACATTCAGCTGGAAGTGTTTATTCACGGAGCAATGTGTATGGCAGTATCGGGAAGATGTCTTCTGAGTAATTATTTTACAGCAAGAGATGCTAACAGGGGAGTATGCGCACAAAGCTGCAGATGGAATTATAAGGTTGTCGCGGAAAACAGACCCGGACAGTATCATGATGTGGTAGAGGATGAAGACGGTACATTCATATTTAATGCAAAAGATCTCTGCACTATTGAGTTTATAGACCAGCTCATAGAAACAGGAGTAGATTCGCTGAAAATAGAAGGACGTATGAAAAGCATCTATTATAATTCCACAGTAGTAAAACAATACAGAGAAGCAATCGACCTCTATCTGAAAGGTGAGTATAAATATGATCCTAAGTGGCTTCATGAGCTTCAGACAATAAGCCACAGACTTTACTCAAAAGGATTTTATTTGGGAAAAACAACAGAGGAAGACCAGAATTATAATACTAATCTATCTTACAGCCAGACCTATCAGTTGGTAGCAAATGTACTGGAAAAAAGAGAAAATAATCAGTATCTGCTTCAGATAAGAAACAGGCTGTCAGTCGATGATGAGGTAGAATTGATAAGACCTGCAGGAGATCCGCAAAAATTCAGAATAACAGAATTTTTAAATACAAAAAATGATGAGACAGTAAATGTAGTGCACCCTAATACACTTGCACTTATTACAAGCGAACTGGAAATGGAACCAAAGGACTTATTAAGAGTAAAGCTTCCTTTAGGCGAAAGTGAAAGCGATATAGATAAAGAAAGTAATTAA
- a CDS encoding ACP phosphodiesterase yields the protein MNFLGHSRISMEIDIKTMYGNFTGDFYKGRLENLKLPSDVKNGLFLHRKIDSISDTGNILTEKIDKKFSIFRGVISDIIIDHFLALEWEKLFNEDLNDSIKMVYRELDKYRDIYTKDFTEVYNWISQNNILYSYKNPENIKKTFAGISKRVRKGNILTEVYDELIKKYDLFHRLGIEEFRRTADIVHTEYAPFDNK from the coding sequence ATGAATTTTCTTGGGCATTCAAGAATCTCTATGGAGATTGACATAAAAACTATGTATGGTAATTTTACGGGTGATTTTTATAAAGGCAGACTGGAGAATCTTAAGCTTCCCTCTGATGTGAAAAACGGTTTGTTTCTGCATAGAAAAATAGATTCAATATCTGATACAGGAAATATTCTTACCGAAAAGATAGATAAAAAATTCTCTATTTTCAGGGGGGTTATTTCTGATATTATAATAGATCATTTTCTTGCACTGGAATGGGAGAAGCTGTTTAATGAAGACCTGAATGACAGTATAAAAATGGTATACAGAGAACTGGACAAATACAGGGATATTTATACGAAAGATTTCACAGAAGTTTATAACTGGATATCCCAAAATAACATACTCTATTCTTATAAAAATCCTGAGAATATAAAAAAGACTTTTGCAGGAATTTCTAAAAGAGTGAGAAAAGGAAATATATTAACAGAGGTATATGATGAGCTTATAAAAAAATATGATTTATTCCACAGGCTGGGTATAGAGGAATTCAGGAGGACAGCAGATATCGTCCATACAGAATACGCACCTTTTGACAATAAATAA
- a CDS encoding lysozyme inhibitor LprI family protein, with amino-acid sequence MSENKENIEKKELAEEKENNTEISEENTEISQENTGKNISEEIEPETGEDKNPEIFIHETEEEAKIEENPEEELLDENIKDKFDPAKYVPYDPGVKSRGNSSKLPYIIFGIIVALGILLYIIIGNMGGGNRIGDLAQEEEQTEIEQTAAPSTDINDYKKKYWSGDSSITITDAFSGYKNAKNIEYLLYEKDGRTVFQVKAELEVKQILDYNGPDIKIGNDGDLSETAYLYFRKHQNDIKIYDNSYFYIPKENTGSENLDLSKREVEITNGNEVYKAEYSNGLNDIYNDSFNYGAMLKNMNNFYLKVVPKKSTSISVKFETKEKADEELNKVYQHLTGILNDDQKSKLTSSQKAWLDYRDSEFKFLNSVFFIKDIPNSAEISNRFSEKYKIKIIENRISELNTYKELVDKKGTVKLDETEINKQMENLKQRYATLLTHLSGDSLQFMKDSETKWSSFADTDLIFVQSLSAVLPEGETSQFSIGFEPYSIRLKMLQVYDDILF; translated from the coding sequence ATGTCAGAAAATAAAGAAAATATAGAGAAAAAAGAATTAGCAGAGGAAAAAGAAAATAATACGGAAATTTCTGAAGAAAATACTGAGATATCTCAGGAAAATACAGGAAAAAATATTTCGGAAGAAATAGAACCGGAAACAGGAGAGGATAAAAATCCCGAAATTTTTATCCATGAAACTGAAGAAGAAGCTAAAATTGAAGAAAATCCTGAAGAGGAGCTTTTGGATGAAAATATTAAGGATAAATTTGACCCCGCAAAGTATGTTCCTTATGATCCAGGGGTAAAGAGCCGCGGAAATAGCAGCAAGCTTCCTTATATAATATTTGGAATTATAGTGGCTTTGGGAATACTTCTTTATATTATAATTGGAAACATGGGAGGCGGTAATAGAATAGGCGACCTCGCTCAGGAAGAAGAACAGACTGAAATTGAACAGACTGCTGCTCCAAGCACAGATATTAATGATTATAAAAAGAAATACTGGAGCGGCGATTCGAGCATAACGATAACAGATGCTTTCTCAGGATATAAAAATGCTAAAAATATAGAATATCTTTTGTATGAAAAAGATGGAAGAACGGTTTTTCAGGTTAAGGCAGAGCTGGAGGTAAAGCAGATTCTCGATTATAACGGTCCTGATATAAAAATCGGAAATGACGGAGACCTGTCTGAAACAGCATATCTGTATTTCAGAAAGCATCAGAATGATATAAAGATTTATGATAACAGTTATTTTTATATACCAAAGGAAAATACAGGAAGTGAAAATCTGGATTTATCCAAAAGAGAAGTAGAAATAACAAACGGGAACGAAGTATATAAAGCTGAGTATTCCAATGGTTTGAATGATATATATAATGACAGTTTTAATTATGGTGCAATGCTGAAAAATATGAATAATTTTTATTTAAAAGTAGTTCCTAAAAAATCAACTAGTATAAGCGTAAAATTTGAAACTAAGGAAAAGGCTGATGAGGAATTAAATAAGGTATATCAGCACCTCACGGGAATACTTAATGATGACCAGAAGTCAAAGCTTACATCTTCCCAAAAAGCATGGCTGGATTACAGAGACAGCGAGTTTAAATTTTTGAATTCTGTATTCTTTATAAAAGATATACCAAATTCTGCAGAAATTTCGAATAGATTTTCTGAAAAATACAAAATAAAAATAATAGAAAACAGAATCAGCGAATTGAATACATATAAAGAACTGGTAGATAAAAAAGGTACAGTAAAACTTGATGAAACAGAAATAAACAAGCAGATGGAAAATCTGAAGCAGAGATATGCAACACTGCTTACACATCTGAGCGGTGACAGTCTGCAGTTTATGAAAGATTCGGAAACAAAATGGTCTTCTTTTGCAGATACTGATCTGATATTCGTTCAGAGCCTTTCTGCTGTACTTCCGGAAGGAGAAACATCACAGTTTTCAATAGGATTTGAGCCTTACAGTATAAGACTGAAGATGCTTCAGGTATATGATGATATCTTATTTTAA
- a CDS encoding transglycosylase domain-containing protein, with product MKSKLSIAIKIFIFLFIALLIAVGVLVYQVKKELPNSEVIENYQPISPTVIYDINGNQLDIITLENRAPVHISEVPMDVQNAFLAIEDRKFRTHHGFDFMRLGKAVLSNVTGSAKEGGSSITQQLAKNAFLSPERSFDRKLKEALLAIEIERRYTKDEILENYLNTIYFGNGSYGIKNAARKYFDKEPKDLTIAEAAILASIPKSPTKYSPTKNMKNAIERQQVVLAQMYKYKFITEAQYEEALNQKIVLSKNSDLNADLNEDEQISVSNNAPEFTSIAISEAKRILKINESDQKALFDGYKIYTTVDLDMQRAAYKAFHNNYNLKRREKLNGALISMDPNTGFVKAMVGGKNYRKGDFNRAISSTRQPGSSYKPFIYLAAIQQNIPMNTVIEDSPFTTPGWSPNNYDRKFRGGMSLLKAIEISNNVVPVKLLQQIGIDKVEKIWRDAGIEGGDFPRDLTLALGSITTNPLNMAKAYSAIANGGYRVKPIFIYKIENKYGEVIYDAKKEQEKVKIYEPEDVALITFMLESAVKYGTGQSAKVFKNGQLIPEAGKTGTTSDYGSAWFTGYTPTLVTIVYVGNDDNKSMGGGMTGGAAAAPIWKNYMQTVVNLEGFEVGNFAFIDDYIKSKDLSMRDIDLKTGLLDTDNMDKRTALFKVGTEPVELQNKYRMGLEGFF from the coding sequence ATGAAATCAAAATTATCTATAGCAATAAAAATTTTTATTTTTCTATTTATAGCATTGCTTATTGCCGTGGGGGTTCTTGTATATCAGGTAAAGAAAGAGCTTCCCAATTCAGAAGTAATTGAAAATTACCAGCCTATTTCCCCTACTGTTATTTATGACATTAATGGAAACCAGTTGGACATCATCACTTTGGAAAACAGGGCTCCGGTTCATATAAGCGAAGTTCCCATGGATGTTCAGAACGCTTTTCTTGCTATAGAGGACAGAAAATTCAGAACACACCATGGTTTTGACTTTATGAGACTCGGTAAAGCAGTATTATCTAATGTTACCGGCAGCGCCAAAGAAGGCGGAAGTTCCATTACCCAGCAGCTTGCGAAAAATGCATTTCTGTCTCCTGAAAGATCATTTGACAGAAAGCTGAAAGAAGCTCTGCTTGCTATTGAGATAGAGAGAAGATATACTAAAGACGAAATTCTTGAAAATTATCTAAATACCATCTATTTTGGTAACGGATCATACGGAATCAAAAATGCAGCAAGAAAATATTTTGATAAGGAACCAAAGGATCTTACAATTGCTGAAGCTGCGATACTTGCAAGTATTCCAAAATCTCCTACAAAATATTCGCCTACAAAAAATATGAAAAATGCAATAGAACGTCAGCAGGTAGTTTTGGCACAGATGTACAAATATAAGTTTATTACCGAAGCACAATATGAAGAAGCATTGAACCAAAAAATTGTACTTTCTAAAAACAGCGACTTAAATGCTGATCTGAATGAAGACGAACAAATTTCGGTTTCAAATAATGCGCCGGAATTTACATCTATTGCTATAAGCGAAGCAAAAAGAATACTAAAAATCAATGAGAGCGATCAAAAAGCTCTGTTTGATGGATATAAAATATATACTACAGTTGACCTTGATATGCAGAGAGCTGCTTACAAAGCTTTTCACAATAATTACAACCTGAAAAGACGTGAAAAACTAAACGGAGCATTAATCTCAATGGATCCTAATACAGGATTTGTAAAAGCTATGGTCGGCGGGAAAAATTACAGAAAAGGTGATTTTAACAGGGCAATAAGCTCTACAAGACAGCCCGGTTCATCATATAAGCCGTTTATTTATCTGGCTGCAATACAGCAGAATATTCCTATGAATACTGTTATAGAGGATTCTCCTTTTACCACTCCTGGATGGAGCCCGAATAACTATGACAGAAAATTCAGAGGCGGCATGAGTCTGCTAAAAGCCATTGAAATCTCAAATAACGTAGTACCTGTAAAATTATTACAGCAGATTGGTATAGATAAAGTGGAAAAAATCTGGCGTGATGCCGGTATAGAAGGCGGAGACTTCCCTCGGGATCTTACCCTTGCCTTAGGATCTATTACCACTAACCCCCTTAATATGGCAAAGGCTTATTCAGCTATTGCTAACGGCGGTTACAGAGTTAAACCTATATTTATATATAAAATAGAAAATAAATATGGTGAAGTTATTTATGATGCTAAAAAAGAACAGGAAAAAGTAAAAATATATGAACCTGAAGATGTGGCACTGATTACTTTCATGCTTGAAAGTGCGGTAAAATATGGTACAGGTCAAAGTGCAAAAGTATTTAAAAACGGACAGCTTATACCGGAAGCCGGAAAGACTGGAACTACAAGTGACTATGGTTCTGCATGGTTCACAGGATACACACCTACACTGGTAACCATAGTATATGTCGGTAACGATGATAATAAATCTATGGGCGGCGGAATGACTGGAGGAGCTGCTGCTGCTCCTATCTGGAAAAACTATATGCAGACTGTTGTTAATCTTGAAGGATTTGAAGTAGGTAATTTTGCCTTTATTGATGACTACATAAAAAGTAAGGATCTTTCTATGAGAGATATTGATTTGAAAACCGGTCTTCTTGATACTGATAATATGGATAAAAGAACAGCATTATTCAAAGTCGGTACAGAGCCTGTGGAACTTCAGAATAAGTACAGAATGGGACTCGAAGGTTTCTTTTAA
- the rlmN gene encoding 23S rRNA (adenine(2503)-C(2))-methyltransferase RlmN: MKVIIIEKLNISGLKYDTLEKELLKLNFKKYNVKQIFNWLHNKMEDNFDNFSNISKENRNILSKNFFIPEITLLDHLISENDNTEKFLFKLQGNVLIESVLIGHKNRYTLCVSSQAGCALGCEFCATATMKFEKNLDISEILMQFYYVQKYLNQKGNKLDNVVFMGMGEPFLNFDNVMDSIDILNSIDGQNCSKRNFTVSTSGLVPYIEKFTDLDSQVNLAVSLHSVNDEYRSKIMPVNKKYPLKDLKKSLLAYQKKTKKRISFEYILIDDFNCSKNDAFELTKFLREFSCLVNLIPYNPVAGKSYATPSKTRQQEFYRILLKNNINATLRETKGQDIAAACGQLKVKRELI; this comes from the coding sequence ATGAAGGTGATAATAATCGAAAAACTTAATATATCAGGCTTAAAATACGATACTCTGGAAAAAGAACTCTTAAAACTAAATTTCAAAAAATATAATGTTAAACAGATATTTAACTGGCTTCATAATAAAATGGAAGATAATTTTGATAATTTTTCCAATATTTCAAAAGAAAACAGAAATATTTTAAGTAAAAATTTTTTTATACCGGAGATTACTCTGTTGGATCACCTGATTTCTGAAAATGATAATACTGAAAAATTTTTATTTAAATTACAGGGGAATGTCTTGATTGAGAGTGTTCTTATTGGTCATAAAAACCGTTATACTCTCTGTGTTTCATCACAGGCCGGCTGTGCTTTAGGATGTGAATTCTGTGCTACTGCCACGATGAAATTTGAAAAAAATCTGGATATTTCCGAAATTTTGATGCAGTTTTATTATGTACAGAAATATCTGAACCAAAAGGGTAATAAACTTGATAATGTTGTTTTTATGGGAATGGGGGAACCTTTTCTGAATTTTGACAATGTTATGGACTCTATAGACATTCTGAACAGTATCGACGGACAGAATTGCTCTAAAAGAAATTTTACTGTTTCTACCAGCGGACTTGTTCCGTATATTGAAAAATTTACAGATCTGGACTCACAGGTAAATCTTGCAGTGTCACTGCATTCTGTAAACGATGAATATCGTAGTAAAATTATGCCTGTAAACAAAAAATATCCTCTTAAGGATTTGAAAAAAAGCCTTTTGGCTTACCAGAAGAAAACTAAAAAACGCATAAGCTTCGAGTACATCCTTATTGATGATTTCAACTGCAGTAAAAATGATGCATTTGAGCTTACTAAGTTTCTCAGAGAATTCAGCTGTCTTGTAAACCTGATTCCTTATAATCCGGTAGCAGGAAAGTCATACGCGACTCCTTCCAAAACCAGACAACAGGAATTTTATAGAATTTTATTGAAAAACAATATCAATGCAACCTTAAGAGAAACAAAAGGGCAGGATATTGCTGCAGCATGCGGACAGCTAAAAGTAAAAAGGGAGTTGATTTAA
- a CDS encoding toxin-antitoxin system YwqK family antitoxin, producing the protein MRRFMILFLLLFTAVFVFGDMLHSDYQVSNDRVYLINPIFYENIKVKDAGNGRYEVTDTGDFNFISNSGRNIAFSLKNGELTGSFTEYYENGLKLSEGSYVNGKKNGKWYTYNDSGRRWIQETYKDGKLDGEYVEWYSNTGQEKIKGNYVNNKRVGKWNTYYTNGQRESEGSYSNNQKDGKWTTWYNSGIKKLETEYSNGEISGDDIAYYENGNVFYKGKYRNGEGSVVSYFSSGELKFEGNYKLRKKEGTWKYFDKSGNIVATEIYNNGILQY; encoded by the coding sequence ATGAGAAGGTTCATGATCTTATTTTTGTTATTATTTACGGCAGTATTTGTTTTTGGGGATATGCTTCATTCTGATTATCAGGTAAGTAATGACAGAGTCTATTTAATTAATCCGATTTTTTATGAGAATATAAAAGTTAAAGATGCAGGTAACGGAAGATATGAAGTTACTGACACCGGAGATTTTAATTTTATTTCGAATTCCGGAAGAAATATCGCTTTTTCTCTGAAAAACGGCGAGCTTACCGGAAGCTTTACGGAATATTATGAAAACGGATTGAAATTATCAGAGGGAAGTTATGTAAACGGGAAAAAAAATGGAAAATGGTATACGTATAATGACAGCGGTAGAAGATGGATACAGGAAACGTATAAAGATGGAAAGCTTGACGGCGAGTATGTGGAATGGTATTCGAATACAGGACAGGAAAAAATAAAGGGAAACTATGTCAATAATAAGAGAGTAGGAAAGTGGAATACTTATTATACCAACGGTCAGAGAGAATCAGAAGGCAGCTACAGCAATAACCAGAAAGACGGTAAATGGACAACATGGTATAATTCAGGAATAAAAAAACTGGAAACAGAATATTCTAATGGTGAAATATCGGGAGATGACATAGCTTATTACGAAAACGGCAATGTTTTTTATAAAGGAAAATATCGTAATGGCGAAGGAAGTGTTGTTTCTTATTTCAGTTCGGGAGAGCTGAAGTTTGAAGGGAACTATAAATTAAGAAAAAAAGAGGGTACATGGAAATACTTTGATAAAAGTGGAAATATTGTAGCTACAGAAATATATAATAACGGAATTTTACAATATTAA